One Fuerstiella marisgermanici DNA window includes the following coding sequences:
- the nuoL gene encoding NADH-quinone oxidoreductase subunit L, with amino-acid sequence MVGETLKYLLMTAWLLPLLGFAVEIFLGYKKNDARRSKLGAWIAVGCIGTGFVCSAAALVIWSNASNAWGEDGWITQQKNAAHHDGHDGDHDADGAHDDEHHSSTSPSRADFLLASVTADEHGEDEHGSGGKGQTVYSGTIYTLATFGSLTLSIDYYIDSLTIVMFAMVTLIATCIHLFAMGYMSDELTEQYVDHHVHMSDGSHLHRPGRFYRFFAFLSLFCFSMLGLVLAGNIFQVFIFWELVGICSFLLIGFYTERKSASNAANKAFIMNRVGDFGFLIGLMVLWTFFGTFRFGDTTVEGEVAEQGLFSMVHRDDTGNLMQDDITGEILITDNHGHTLQDEQGQSRTIPYFLLVVAGLGVFAGCVGKSAQFPLQTWLPDAMEGPTPVSALVHSATMVAAGVYLTGRFFPMFTQEVLLVIAYTGCITLFVAATIAVVATDIKKVLAYSTISQLGYMMLGLGVFGWGAGLLHLITHAFFKSLMFLCSGSVIHGCHHEQEMPKMGGLLKKMPITAITMLIGVLAIAGFWLPFGLQFSGYHSKDAIVASALAFTKANPAHFLLFFMPLITAGITAFYMFRLWFMTFWGKPRDQHVYDHAHESPWIMTVPLLILAPFAWLCAYGGESGNLYLMLTGDAPTHLHDGVVAATAGGLTMPSHEAIHAVHGTAGLWALVSASAGILIAALLYACNVVNLDDMKRNLSGVHGFLSNKWHFDDLYDALFVNPAHKVGAFCAWIDKAIFDAILHSLAKLTVLISKWDRMFDENVIDGFVNLMASATHSFGTSLKHVQTGRLRQYVMFIVLGVVALFAVLFTTFPN; translated from the coding sequence ATGGTCGGCGAAACGCTGAAATATCTGCTGATGACCGCCTGGCTGCTGCCCCTTCTGGGGTTCGCGGTTGAGATCTTTCTTGGCTACAAAAAGAACGATGCTCGCCGCAGCAAACTCGGCGCGTGGATCGCGGTCGGCTGTATCGGAACGGGCTTTGTTTGCAGTGCCGCGGCATTGGTGATCTGGAGTAACGCCAGCAACGCATGGGGCGAAGATGGCTGGATCACTCAACAAAAAAATGCCGCCCATCACGATGGTCACGACGGCGATCATGATGCAGACGGTGCTCATGACGACGAGCATCATAGCAGCACATCGCCATCAAGAGCTGACTTTCTGCTGGCGTCGGTGACGGCTGATGAGCACGGCGAAGACGAACACGGCAGCGGCGGCAAGGGACAGACGGTTTACTCCGGCACGATCTACACGTTGGCGACTTTTGGGTCTCTGACACTGTCGATTGACTATTACATCGACAGCCTGACGATCGTCATGTTTGCCATGGTGACGTTGATTGCAACATGCATTCACCTGTTTGCGATGGGCTATATGAGTGACGAGTTGACGGAACAATATGTCGACCATCACGTACATATGTCAGACGGCAGCCACCTGCACCGTCCGGGGCGTTTCTACCGCTTCTTCGCGTTTCTGTCGCTGTTCTGCTTTTCGATGCTTGGGCTGGTACTGGCCGGAAACATCTTTCAGGTATTCATCTTCTGGGAACTGGTCGGCATCTGTAGCTTCTTGCTGATTGGCTTCTATACAGAACGCAAGTCTGCCAGCAACGCTGCCAACAAAGCGTTCATCATGAACCGAGTCGGCGACTTTGGGTTTCTGATCGGGCTGATGGTCTTGTGGACGTTCTTCGGTACGTTCCGCTTCGGAGATACCACAGTCGAAGGCGAAGTGGCTGAGCAGGGTCTGTTTAGCATGGTGCATCGCGACGACACCGGCAACCTGATGCAGGACGACATCACTGGCGAAATCCTCATCACCGACAATCACGGACACACGCTTCAAGACGAACAAGGCCAGAGCCGCACCATTCCATACTTCCTGCTGGTCGTTGCCGGCCTTGGAGTTTTCGCCGGGTGCGTCGGCAAGAGTGCTCAGTTTCCACTTCAAACATGGTTGCCAGATGCGATGGAAGGCCCAACTCCGGTCTCCGCACTGGTGCATTCGGCGACAATGGTCGCTGCAGGTGTCTACTTAACCGGACGCTTCTTCCCGATGTTTACTCAGGAAGTGCTGCTGGTGATTGCGTACACAGGCTGCATTACTTTGTTTGTGGCTGCCACGATCGCAGTCGTCGCCACGGACATCAAAAAGGTGCTGGCATATTCCACAATCAGTCAGCTCGGCTACATGATGTTGGGCCTGGGCGTATTTGGCTGGGGAGCTGGCCTGCTACATCTGATCACTCATGCCTTCTTCAAATCGTTGATGTTCCTGTGTTCTGGTAGTGTCATTCATGGCTGCCACCACGAGCAGGAAATGCCCAAAATGGGCGGACTGCTGAAGAAGATGCCAATCACGGCGATCACTATGTTGATTGGTGTATTGGCCATCGCGGGATTCTGGTTGCCATTCGGGCTTCAGTTCTCAGGCTATCACTCGAAAGACGCGATCGTGGCTTCGGCATTGGCATTCACGAAAGCCAATCCGGCTCACTTTCTGCTGTTCTTTATGCCATTGATCACTGCCGGCATTACGGCATTCTACATGTTCCGACTCTGGTTTATGACCTTCTGGGGCAAACCTCGAGATCAACACGTGTACGACCACGCTCATGAATCACCATGGATCATGACCGTGCCGCTCCTCATTCTTGCACCATTTGCCTGGTTGTGTGCTTACGGTGGTGAATCAGGAAACCTGTACCTGATGCTGACCGGCGATGCACCGACTCATCTTCACGATGGTGTGGTTGCCGCGACGGCTGGCGGACTCACAATGCCCAGCCACGAAGCGATTCACGCTGTGCACGGAACTGCAGGACTTTGGGCTCTGGTATCAGCTTCGGCCGGCATACTCATCGCCGCCCTGCTGTACGCCTGCAATGTCGTCAACCTTGATGACATGAAACGTAACCTGTCCGGTGTTCACGGATTCCTTAGCAACAAGTGGCACTTTGACGATTTGTATGACGCTCTGTTCGTGAACCCCGCTCATAAAGTGGGTGCGTTCTGTGCATGGATTGACAAAGCCATCTTTGACGCCATTCTGCACAGTCTGGCAAAACTGACCGTGCTGATATCGAAGTGGGATCGAATGTTCGATGAAAACGTCATCGATGGATTCGTCAACCTCATGGCGTCTGCAACCCACTCGTTCGGCACCAGTTTGAAACACGTTCAGACGGGGCGGTTGCGACAATACGTAATGTTTATTGTGCTGGGCGTCGTCGCTTTGTTTGCGGTGCTGTTCACGACATTCCCAAATTAG
- the nuoK gene encoding NADH-quinone oxidoreductase subunit NuoK: MQPELNSYLFVGAVLFVCGVMCMATKRNAIGVLMGVELVLNGANVNFVAFSRFTTLGLDGQVFSLFVIVLAAAEAAVALAIVLNFYNNHLTVDVDRGNKLKG, from the coding sequence ATGCAGCCTGAATTAAATTCCTATCTGTTTGTCGGCGCGGTCCTGTTCGTGTGTGGCGTCATGTGCATGGCGACCAAACGAAATGCGATTGGCGTGCTGATGGGTGTTGAGCTCGTACTTAACGGTGCCAACGTCAACTTTGTCGCATTCTCGCGATTTACAACACTGGGGCTGGATGGCCAGGTGTTTTCGTTATTTGTCATCGTTCTTGCTGCTGCTGAAGCGGCCGTGGCGTTGGCGATTGTGTTGAACTTCTACAATAACCACTTAACGGTCGACGTGGATCGCGGTAACAAGCTGAAAGGCTAA
- a CDS encoding NADH-quinone oxidoreductase subunit J — protein sequence MNILFIVLALAACLGAIAVVVSQSVVRMAFWLVISLGSVAGLFFLLNADFVGASQLLVYVGGTLVLLVFGVMLTASGPYMKIETSPGETVVAGLVGLLFLFMTFSTLSAVDWEATNDQVIANTGAVDSPEGFGDGSEGNTLRPIGLALLGIRPDLGSTSPGYLLPFEIASVHLLVVLIGASYLARAKRRRDAV from the coding sequence ATGAATATTCTCTTCATCGTTTTGGCGCTGGCAGCCTGCCTTGGCGCAATTGCAGTGGTCGTGAGTCAAAGTGTCGTGCGAATGGCATTCTGGCTGGTGATATCGCTGGGCAGCGTGGCTGGTCTGTTCTTCCTGTTAAATGCAGACTTCGTCGGTGCTTCTCAGCTATTGGTCTACGTCGGCGGAACACTGGTTCTGCTGGTGTTCGGCGTGATGCTCACAGCCAGCGGCCCATACATGAAAATTGAAACGTCACCCGGTGAAACTGTTGTTGCGGGTTTGGTTGGACTGCTGTTCCTGTTCATGACCTTTTCGACGCTAAGTGCGGTCGACTGGGAAGCGACGAATGATCAGGTCATCGCCAACACCGGCGCTGTGGATAGCCCTGAAGGGTTTGGCGATGGTTCTGAAGGCAATACGCTGCGGCCAATCGGTCTGGCGTTGCTCGGAATTCGGCCTGACCTTGGCAGCACGTCACCGGGCTACCTTCTGCCATTTGAAATTGCATCGGTGCATCTGCTGGTCGTCCTGATTGGCGCATCGTATCTGGCTCGTGCCAAGCGTCGTCGCGACGCAGTTTGA
- the nuoH gene encoding NADH-quinone oxidoreductase subunit NuoH — MTITLAANSISGALSGQTVPLLGWEISDSTALIIAAIIHAVLLFHVFALCPFFLIWLERKGSGRIQDRLGPTRVGGKFGWLQSLADGIKLIQKEDLCPPVADKMLFNSAPYIVCLASFAAFTMLPFSHGWVAVSADCGLFILLAILSLEVFGIIMAGYSSGSKWSLFGGMREAAQMVSYEIPLAIGALIPVLSAGSLNLGEIGDMQAGGFGNWFIFRDPFTFVAFFVFFIVATAGCKRAPFDLAEAESELVGGFHTEYSGMRWSFFFMGEYASMFAVCGIASILFLGGWHTGLPFIDGPLQDLRAQGAASGEFFAPGYLANVLGAGVFISKAALFVFVQIWVRWTLPRLRIDQVITTCLKYLLPISCVLFLGAAVWPLVFMFSKGITTSPIHSPLGERVAAGHVTTIEGSTDSQLSPSAPAEDVPASDGPVDGPADEAASKAVPNKSDAVAKPVAMTSFAPETR; from the coding sequence ATGACCATCACTCTGGCAGCAAACTCCATCTCGGGCGCGCTAAGCGGACAAACCGTCCCGTTGCTGGGTTGGGAAATTTCCGATTCCACGGCACTGATCATAGCGGCGATCATTCATGCTGTACTTCTGTTCCACGTCTTTGCACTTTGCCCGTTCTTCCTGATCTGGTTAGAACGAAAAGGGTCCGGCAGAATTCAGGACCGTCTTGGCCCCACACGCGTCGGTGGCAAGTTTGGCTGGCTGCAATCTTTGGCTGACGGCATCAAGCTGATCCAAAAAGAAGATCTCTGCCCCCCCGTCGCCGACAAGATGCTGTTTAACTCAGCCCCGTACATCGTGTGCCTTGCCTCGTTTGCGGCATTCACCATGTTGCCATTTAGTCATGGCTGGGTGGCTGTTTCTGCGGACTGCGGTTTGTTCATCCTGCTGGCGATCCTGTCGCTGGAAGTCTTCGGCATCATCATGGCCGGGTATTCCAGTGGTTCAAAGTGGTCACTGTTCGGCGGCATGCGAGAAGCCGCTCAAATGGTTAGCTATGAAATCCCACTGGCGATTGGTGCACTAATTCCTGTGCTGTCAGCGGGATCGCTGAACCTCGGCGAAATCGGTGACATGCAGGCCGGCGGCTTTGGGAACTGGTTCATCTTTCGCGATCCGTTCACGTTTGTTGCATTCTTCGTCTTCTTTATTGTGGCAACGGCGGGTTGTAAGCGAGCTCCCTTTGACCTCGCTGAAGCAGAGAGCGAACTTGTTGGCGGGTTTCATACCGAATACAGCGGGATGCGGTGGTCGTTCTTCTTCATGGGCGAATACGCCAGCATGTTTGCCGTGTGCGGAATCGCATCGATTCTGTTCCTGGGCGGCTGGCATACCGGACTACCGTTTATCGACGGGCCATTGCAGGACCTGCGAGCTCAAGGCGCGGCCTCCGGCGAATTTTTTGCACCGGGGTATCTGGCCAACGTTCTTGGAGCTGGCGTCTTCATCTCGAAGGCGGCCCTGTTCGTCTTTGTTCAAATCTGGGTTCGCTGGACACTACCACGACTTCGAATCGACCAGGTCATTACAACCTGCTTGAAATACCTTCTGCCGATCTCTTGCGTACTGTTTCTGGGTGCGGCAGTCTGGCCGTTGGTGTTTATGTTCAGCAAGGGAATCACAACTAGCCCGATTCATTCGCCTCTTGGCGAACGCGTGGCAGCCGGCCATGTGACTACGATTGAAGGCTCAACTGACAGCCAGCTGAGTCCCTCCGCACCGGCAGAAGACGTGCCAGCGAGCGACGGGCCGGTTGATGGTCCCGCAGACGAAGCAGCGTCGAAGGCCGTTCCCAATAAGAGTGACGCGGTGGCCAAGCCTGTGGCTATGACCAGCTTTGCCCCGGAGACGCGATAA
- the mraY gene encoding phospho-N-acetylmuramoyl-pentapeptide-transferase, with protein MVLDSASRATIGGVENCGGTSYVAIMTSRPWVGASHFRAMILWLSQFLISPSGNDAARAAGASEVFLTSRIALATLMAFLVVVLLGPLAIRWLKLRFREKIASDSATLNELHADKNDTPTMGGLFTMAAVLLSTVLFAELSHPFIHIAVVAVLLLTGLGAWDDWTKQATTRNGLSARHKLVYQIVIALCIGLMMYVEQRSASLGTNIVWPPVGLSVPLGGLFIGWAALVIVGSCNAVNLTDGLDGLAAGCTVLCGSAFCLLAYVSGHSIFADHLQVPYFAGAGELAVVMGALVGAKLGFLWFNGFPAQAFMGDAGSLPTGGLLAVAALLIRQEILLAIIGGVFVVETLSVIMQVGSYKLTGRRILRCSPLHNHFVFRGDPETKIVMRFWIVAALLAIAGVASLKLH; from the coding sequence ATGGTACTCGATTCGGCGAGTCGAGCCACAATCGGCGGTGTGGAAAACTGCGGCGGGACCTCGTATGTCGCCATTATGACTTCCCGTCCATGGGTTGGTGCGTCACACTTCCGAGCCATGATTCTGTGGCTGTCCCAATTTCTGATTTCACCGTCCGGCAATGACGCTGCGCGCGCGGCCGGGGCGTCCGAAGTTTTTCTGACAAGCCGGATTGCGTTGGCGACGCTTATGGCCTTTCTGGTTGTTGTGCTGTTGGGACCGCTGGCGATTCGCTGGCTGAAACTGCGATTTCGCGAAAAGATTGCCAGTGATTCGGCGACGCTAAACGAACTGCACGCTGACAAAAACGACACGCCAACGATGGGTGGACTATTCACCATGGCGGCCGTGTTGCTGTCGACCGTTCTGTTTGCAGAACTGAGCCATCCCTTCATTCACATCGCGGTCGTGGCTGTGCTGCTGCTCACGGGACTCGGAGCATGGGACGACTGGACTAAGCAAGCAACAACTCGTAACGGCCTGTCGGCGCGTCATAAGTTGGTCTATCAAATCGTCATCGCGTTGTGCATCGGGCTGATGATGTATGTTGAACAGCGTTCAGCATCACTGGGGACGAACATCGTCTGGCCGCCCGTTGGCTTGAGCGTGCCGCTGGGAGGCCTGTTTATCGGGTGGGCAGCGCTGGTGATTGTGGGTTCTTGCAACGCCGTGAATTTGACCGACGGACTGGACGGTTTAGCGGCAGGCTGCACGGTTCTGTGCGGTTCCGCATTCTGCCTGCTGGCTTACGTCAGTGGGCACAGCATCTTCGCAGATCACTTGCAGGTGCCTTACTTTGCCGGAGCCGGAGAACTGGCGGTGGTGATGGGAGCGTTGGTCGGTGCGAAGCTGGGTTTCCTGTGGTTCAATGGTTTTCCCGCTCAGGCATTCATGGGCGACGCCGGTTCGCTGCCGACCGGAGGCCTGCTGGCGGTGGCCGCGTTGCTGATCCGTCAGGAGATCCTTCTGGCAATCATCGGCGGCGTGTTTGTTGTCGAAACGCTAAGCGTGATTATGCAGGTTGGCAGCTACAAGCTGACCGGGCGACGCATCCTTCGGTGCAGCCCGTTGCACAACCACTTTGTGTTTCGAGGCGACCCGGAAACGAAAATCGTGATGCGGTTCTGGATTGTCGCCGCGTTATTGGCGATCGCGGGCGTTGCGAGTTTGAAGCTGCACTAA
- a CDS encoding protein kinase domain-containing protein → MQAPTAASELFELLQKSELLSAEQVRKVVRKLELSDDMPPEDVARALVQNRIVTPFQAERLLEGRYRGFVIDGYRVREVLGVGGMGCVYIAEDPEHNRKVALKVMSSQHAMDAGMLARMKLEALAGMQIKHPNVIETYRIDSTGAVNYMVMEFMRGISLHELVALHGPVKWYMACDIFRQVAKGLNAAHELGIIHRDIKPANVLINSEGVAKLLDFGLAKIEGRAGEEFSLAMIFGHDCLGTPDYIAPEQAVDSSKIDATADLYSLGCTLYVALTGRVPYPEKTNAAKIAAHQNKTYRPIQDIRKDVPDEVVAIVDRLMSKNPKDRFQSAAELVDALKPFSKRRPVKFEFRQLVTLRAKQARDKETRVESQKAARATGPRSSITSASGWLNNPSHHFSAEVDTHAGDDTPAIRQPAPPRPRSVPMADANPPAVRPTQKNRTNVPKGWSLRRFKTKQSFPLKRVKTRIGNSDECEIKMRGTVVDNRQCYLEYDGSCWKLHQESRSQPTFVNGKPAAHTELRHGSKISFSDGSGFEVISISDMEKSQTFRRNALLLLALGALAGAAVAAFQLLN, encoded by the coding sequence ATGCAGGCCCCGACCGCTGCCAGCGAATTATTCGAACTGCTGCAAAAAAGCGAACTGCTTTCGGCAGAACAGGTGCGCAAGGTCGTTCGTAAGCTTGAGTTGTCCGACGACATGCCGCCGGAAGACGTGGCTCGCGCGCTGGTGCAAAACCGAATCGTTACGCCGTTTCAGGCCGAACGATTGCTGGAAGGCCGCTACCGTGGCTTCGTGATCGACGGCTATCGCGTGCGAGAAGTCCTTGGCGTCGGTGGGATGGGCTGCGTTTACATTGCCGAAGACCCTGAGCACAATCGCAAAGTAGCACTCAAGGTGATGTCCAGCCAGCACGCGATGGACGCTGGCATGCTGGCCCGCATGAAGCTGGAAGCTTTGGCTGGCATGCAGATTAAGCATCCCAATGTCATCGAAACCTACCGGATCGACAGCACAGGCGCCGTCAACTACATGGTGATGGAGTTCATGCGCGGCATCAGCCTGCACGAACTTGTCGCTTTGCACGGTCCCGTTAAATGGTACATGGCGTGCGACATTTTTCGGCAGGTCGCGAAGGGGCTTAACGCCGCTCATGAACTGGGCATCATCCATCGCGATATCAAGCCCGCGAATGTTTTGATCAATTCTGAAGGCGTCGCCAAGCTGCTGGACTTCGGGCTGGCAAAAATCGAAGGCCGAGCGGGTGAAGAATTTTCGCTAGCCATGATCTTCGGGCACGATTGCCTGGGAACTCCTGACTATATCGCTCCGGAACAAGCCGTCGACAGCAGCAAGATCGACGCAACCGCCGACTTATACAGCCTCGGATGCACGCTGTACGTGGCGTTGACTGGCCGAGTTCCCTACCCGGAAAAAACAAACGCGGCCAAAATCGCGGCTCACCAAAACAAGACTTATCGGCCGATTCAGGATATCCGCAAAGATGTGCCGGACGAAGTGGTCGCGATTGTCGACCGCTTGATGTCGAAGAACCCGAAAGACCGTTTCCAGTCCGCTGCAGAACTGGTCGACGCGCTGAAGCCGTTTTCGAAACGGCGACCGGTGAAATTCGAATTCCGTCAACTGGTGACTTTGCGAGCCAAACAGGCACGCGACAAGGAAACTCGCGTCGAAAGCCAGAAGGCCGCCCGCGCGACGGGGCCTCGTTCTTCGATTACCTCTGCTTCCGGCTGGTTGAACAATCCCAGCCACCACTTCAGCGCGGAAGTCGACACCCATGCCGGTGACGACACGCCTGCGATTCGCCAACCCGCTCCACCACGACCGCGCAGCGTGCCCATGGCAGACGCCAACCCGCCTGCGGTCCGCCCGACTCAGAAGAATCGCACCAATGTGCCGAAGGGCTGGTCGTTGCGTCGGTTCAAGACGAAACAGTCATTCCCCTTAAAACGCGTGAAGACGCGCATCGGGAATTCGGACGAGTGTGAAATTAAAATGCGTGGCACTGTGGTCGACAACCGCCAATGCTACCTCGAATACGACGGTTCCTGCTGGAAGCTGCACCAGGAATCGCGTTCGCAACCGACATTCGTTAACGGCAAGCCGGCCGCTCACACAGAATTGCGACACGGCTCAAAGATTTCATTCAGCGATGGTAGCGGTTTCGAAGTCATCAGCATCAGCGACATGGAAAAGTCGCAAACCTTCCGCCGCAACGCTCTGCTGCTTCTGGCTCTCGGAGCTCTCGCCGGTGCCGCCGTCGCCGCCTTCCAGCTACTCAACTAA
- a CDS encoding NAD(P)/FAD-dependent oxidoreductase — MLIRIANFRTPVESPEEDLRERLRRKLGLDDTDLQSFRIIRKSLDARQRRSLQYVYSVAVAVPDGSKLKSSSDFQVQPFEGKPFFDPSPGTTGMEHRPVVIGSGPAGLLAGYYLAIKGYRPIIIERGRPVKERVPAIRKFDRGGEHDEENNYLFGEGGAGCFSDGKLTCRITGPDVDWVLKSFVDCGGRPSLTYEHRPHLGSNKLPMICRNYRRKTEALGGEYRFGCCLEGVKISDGRLQGLETSSGFIPASHCILAIGHSARDTYRMLLDAGLPLQAKAFQMGLRIEHPQQLINEHKYGREEYLQQLGAADYTLVAKGERDLFTFCMCAGGVVIPSVSEPNMYCSNGMSNSRHDTPFANSGLVVTLEPEHFGSAHPLAGVELQRLYEARAFEMTGGNYEAPVQRAVDFLANRTPSPQEVIPSSYERGVKPRNLAEVLPPPILKAIQAGLPVMDAKWKGKYLPDAVLVGPEMRGSSPVRIDRDRESWQIPGLSGVYPVGEGAGYAGGIVTAAVDGLRAARKIVEQFAPV; from the coding sequence ATGCTGATTCGAATCGCCAATTTCAGAACGCCCGTAGAATCGCCGGAAGAAGATCTGCGCGAGCGGCTACGGCGAAAGCTGGGGCTGGACGATACCGACCTGCAGTCGTTTCGAATCATTCGCAAGAGTCTCGACGCTCGCCAACGCAGAAGCCTGCAGTACGTTTATTCCGTGGCCGTCGCTGTTCCAGACGGCAGCAAGTTGAAGTCGTCCTCCGATTTCCAGGTGCAGCCGTTTGAAGGCAAGCCGTTCTTCGATCCTTCGCCCGGCACCACCGGCATGGAACACCGCCCGGTCGTGATCGGATCGGGACCCGCAGGTCTGCTGGCAGGCTACTACCTGGCGATCAAAGGCTATCGACCGATCATTATCGAACGCGGGCGGCCGGTGAAGGAACGAGTACCTGCGATTCGGAAATTCGATCGCGGCGGCGAACATGATGAAGAGAACAATTATCTGTTCGGCGAAGGCGGCGCGGGTTGCTTTAGTGATGGAAAACTGACGTGTCGTATCACCGGGCCGGACGTGGATTGGGTGTTAAAGAGTTTCGTGGATTGCGGCGGGCGACCTTCGCTGACCTACGAACACCGGCCTCATCTTGGCAGCAACAAGTTACCGATGATCTGCCGCAACTATCGGCGCAAAACAGAAGCGTTGGGTGGCGAATACCGTTTTGGCTGTTGTCTCGAAGGTGTGAAGATTTCCGACGGACGTTTGCAGGGACTGGAAACATCGTCTGGGTTTATTCCCGCCTCACACTGCATTCTGGCGATTGGTCACAGCGCGCGAGACACCTACCGAATGCTGCTGGACGCCGGTCTGCCGTTGCAGGCCAAAGCGTTTCAAATGGGGCTGCGAATCGAACACCCTCAGCAGTTGATCAACGAGCACAAATACGGCCGGGAAGAATATCTTCAACAACTGGGCGCCGCCGACTACACGCTGGTCGCAAAGGGCGAACGCGATCTGTTCACGTTTTGCATGTGTGCTGGCGGAGTTGTAATCCCCAGCGTGTCTGAACCGAACATGTACTGTTCGAACGGCATGAGCAACTCACGCCACGACACTCCGTTTGCTAATAGCGGGCTCGTGGTGACTCTGGAACCGGAACATTTCGGTAGTGCTCACCCCCTTGCGGGCGTTGAGCTGCAACGGCTGTACGAAGCGAGGGCGTTCGAAATGACTGGCGGCAATTACGAAGCTCCGGTGCAACGCGCTGTTGACTTCCTTGCGAACAGGACGCCTTCGCCGCAGGAAGTGATTCCGTCGTCGTATGAACGAGGCGTCAAGCCGCGTAATCTTGCCGAAGTGTTGCCGCCGCCAATTCTAAAAGCGATTCAGGCCGGACTGCCGGTGATGGATGCCAAGTGGAAGGGCAAATACCTGCCCGACGCTGTGCTGGTCGGCCCGGAAATGCGGGGTAGTTCGCCCGTGCGCATCGACCGCGATCGTGAGAGCTGGCAGATTCCCGGTTTGAGCGGCGTTTATCCGGTGGGCGAAGGAGCGGGCTATGCAGGCGGCATCGTCACCGCCGCCGTCGACGGCCTCCGCGCGGCCAGAAAGATTGTCGAACAGTTCGCGCCGGTTTAA